One genomic segment of Hordeum vulgare subsp. vulgare chromosome 2H, MorexV3_pseudomolecules_assembly, whole genome shotgun sequence includes these proteins:
- the LOC123425667 gene encoding probable protein phosphatase 2C 64: MGNCAARGDTAVTAAGAGGEDGKRRRGRWKAPREDQLGTVPGRIFSNDGRSRTASVFTQQGRKGINQDAMLIWDGFGGEEDGVLCGVFDGHGPHGHLVARRVRDSLPLRLMSAARASPKTGLDMPATAWRKAFTRAYKAMDKDLRSHPSLDSFCSGSTAVTVLKLGSDLYMANIGDSRAVLGSRDAAAGGMAAVQLTVDLKPDVPSEAERIKKCRGRVFALQDEPEVPRVWLPFDDAPGLAMARAFGDFCLKDYGVISVPEFFHWPLTDKDQFVILASDGVWDVLSNQEAVDIVSSSPSRSKAARTLVEAANREWKTKYPTSRTDDCAVVCLYLDGKMDHERDSTASMDNISIEDDSVADPNEVQEQQEPALTRNFTVRTVPGSAQEKALAGADAKISGGADDHNWSGLDGVTRVNSLVQLPRFSEEKAVS; this comes from the exons ATGGGGAACTGCGCGGCGAGAGGGGACACGGCGGTCACGGCGGCCGGCGCGGGCGGCGAGGACGGGAAGAGGCGGCGGGGGAGGTGGAAGGCGCCGCGGGAGGACCAGCTGGGGACGGTCCCCGGGCGGATCTTCTCCAACGACGGCCGCAGCCGCACAGCCTCCGTCTTCACGCAGCAGGGCCGCAAGGGGATCAACCAGGACGCCATGCTCATCTGGGAT GGGTTCGGCGGGGAGGAGGACGGCGTGCTGTGCGGGGTGTTCGACGGCCACGGGCCGCACGGCCACCTGGTGGCGCGCAGGGTGCGGGACTCGCTGCCGCTCAGGCTCATGTCCGCCGCGCGCGCCTCGCCCAAGACCGGGCTGGACATGCCGGCCACCGCCTGGAGGAAGGCCTTCACGCGCGCCTACAAGGCCATGGACAAGGACCTGCGCTCCCACCCCTCGCTCGACAGCTTCTGCAGCGGCAGCACCGCCGTCACCGTCCTCAAGCTC GGCTCGGACCTTTACATGGCCAACATCGGGGACTCGCGCGCCGTCCTAGGCTCCAGAGACGCCGCCGCCGGCGGCATGGCGGCCGTGCAGCTCACCGTTGACCTCAAGCCCGACGTCCCCA GCGAGGCGGAGCGGATCAAGAAGTGCAGGGGCAGGGTGTTTGCGCTGCAGGACGAGCCGGAGGTGCCGAGGGTGTGGCTGCCGTTCGACGACGCGCCGGGCCTGGCCATGGCGCGGGCGTTCGGGGACTTctgcctcaaggactacggcgtcATCTCGGTGCCGGAGTTCTTCCACTGGCCTCTCACGGACAAGGACCAGTTCGTCATCCTTGCATCCGACGGG GTGTGGGATGTCCTGAGCAACCAAGAGGCTGTTGACATAGTGTCCTCGTCCCCAAGTCGTTCAAAGGCGGCAAGGACTCTTGTCGAGGCAGCTAATCGTGAATGGAAAACCAAGTACCCAACATCCCGGACCGACGATTGCGCGGTCGTTTGCTTATATTTGGATGGCAAAATGGACCACGAGCGTGATTCGACCGCGTCTATGGATAACATCAGCATCGAGGATGATTCGGTCGCAGATCCTAACGAAGTGCAGGAGCAACAGGAGCCCGCCTTAACGCGCAATTTTACGGTTAGGACAGTCCCGGGGAGCGCTCAAGAGAAAGCCTTGGCGGGCGCAGACGCCAAGATCTCCGGTGGAGCCGATGATCACAACTGGTCGGGCCTCGACGGAGTGACACGGGTGAACTCGCTCGTTCAGCTTCCCAGGTTCTCCGAGGAGAAGGCGGTCAGTTGA